In a single window of the Nicotiana tomentosiformis chromosome 10, ASM39032v3, whole genome shotgun sequence genome:
- the LOC104102912 gene encoding LEAF RUST 10 DISEASE-RESISTANCEUS RECEPTOR-LIKE PROTEIN KINASE-like 1.5 — protein sequence MPFLPFLSIFLILFFLVSNKTTAAHICSKPSTEAEILCPPFTSFPTFPFSSSPGCGHPSFQIQCSPSHAIISINNFTFSLLHYELNSSTLLLSPQESDFNNCSFSRSISLSGSPFKVSDSSCSRLSALKPCPPPNLPNCSHCPMQCKLIKNPLLLLHECGSRHHFDSDERCQSDILGFLDDFLKMGIEVEYDEDQDSYFSSCKTCRANNGACGFNSSHPKKPFLCFPLSQVRYSPPLIRQKSANHVVMLSMLFLLVCFLVVFSIGTFIFRSRQKGSGSEEDPTIIYLRRHRSASLLPPVFPYEVLENSTNHFDPKRKLGDGGFGSVYLGNLEDGRLVAVKHLHKHSPAGAKAFSTKSFCNEILILSSINHPNLVKLHGYCSDPRGLLLVYDYVPNGTLADHLHGNKNLYKKGCLTWSFRVDIALQIAMAIEYLHFSVVPPIVHRDITSTNIFVEKDMRVKVGDFGLSRLLVCTDATVASGDSTGEVWTGPQGTPGYLDPDYHKSFRLNEKSDIYSFGVVLLELITGMKAVDQKREKREMALADMVVSRIQMGLLQQVVDPVLVVDGEAIEGVGAVAELAFRCVAADKDDRPDSRDVVAELRRIRGRARGVGSGGGILRTSNSSNMVVPDGLGLID from the coding sequence ATGCCATTTTTACCATTTTTGTCTATCTTTCTTATCTTGTTTTTTCTGGTTAGCAATAAGACAACAGCAGCTCATATCTGCTCAAAACCATCAACTGAAGCTGAAATCTTATGCCCACCTTTTACTTCTTTTCctacttttcctttttcttcatCTCCTGGTTGTGGTCACCCTTCTTTTCAAATCCAATGTTCACCTTCACATgctattatttcaatcaataacTTCACTTTCTCTTTGCTCCATTATGAGCTTAATTCATCAACTCTTCTCCTTTCTCCACAAGAATCTGACTTCAACAACTGTTCTTTTTCAAGATCCATTTCACTCTCTGGTTCTCCATTTAAAGTCTCTGATTCTTCTTGTTCTAGGCTCTCTGCTTTAAAACCTTGTCCACCACCAAATCTCCCAAATTGCAGCCACTGTCCTATGCAATGTAAGCTGATCAAGAACCCACTTTTACTACTACATGAATGTGGTTCAAGACACCATTTTGACTCTGATGAAAGATGCCAAAGTGATATTCTTGGGTTTCTTGATGATTTCTTGAAAATGGGTATTGAAGTAGAATATGATGAGGATCAAGATTCTTACTTTTCTAGCTGCAAAACTTGTAGAGCTAATAATGGTGCTTGTGGATTCAACTCTTCACACCCCAAGAAACcatttttatgttttcctttatcTCAAGTTAGGTACTCACCTCCTTTGATTAGACAAAAAAGTGCTAATCATGTAGTTATGTTATCAATGCTCTTTCTACTTGTGTGTTTTTTAGTTGTTTTCTCAATTGGAACCTTCATTTTTCGTTCAAGACAAAAGGGTTCAGGTTCAGAAGAAGATCCTACAATTATTTACCTTAGAAGGCATAGGTCTGCTAGTTTACTTCCACCAGTTTTCCCTTATGAAGTACTTGAAAACTCAACAAATCACTTTGACCCTAAGAGGAAATTAGGGGATGGTGGATTTGGTTCTGTGTATTTAGGGAATCTTGAAGATGGTAGGCTTGTTGCTGTTAAGCATTTGCATAAGCATTCTCCAGCTGGGGCTAAAGCTTTTTCAACAAAGTCATTCTGCAATGAAATCTTGATTTTGTCATCAATTAACCACCCAAATTTAGTCAAACTTCATGGCTATTGTAGTGATCCAAGAGGGCTACTTTTGGTTTATGACTATGTTCCAAATGGTACACTTGCTGACCATCTTCATGGAAACAAGAATTTGTATAAAAAGGGTTGTTTAACTTGGAGTTTCAGAGTTGATATTGCACTGCAAATAGCAATGGCAATTGAGTACTTGCATTTCTCTGTTGTTCCACCTATAGTACATAGAGATATTACTTCAACCAACATTTTTGTTGAAAAAGATATGAGGGTAAAAGTTGGTGATTTTGGGCTTTCAAGACTCTTAGTATGTACTGATGCAACAGTTGCTTCTGGTGATTCTACTGGTGAAGTTTGGACAGGTCCACAAGGAACTCCTGGTTATTTGGATCCTGATTATCACAAGTCATTTAGATTGAATGAAAAGAGTGATATATATAGTTTTGGGGTTGTGTTGTTGGAATTAATAACAGGGATGAAAGCTGTGGACCAAAAGAGAGAGAAGAGGGAAATGGCATTGGCTGATATGGTAGTTTCAAGAATCCAAATGGGGTTGTTGCAGCAAGTTGTGGACCCTGTTTTGGTGGTGGATGGAGAAGCAATAGAAGGGGTTGGTGCGGTGGCGGAGCTCGCGTTCCGGTGCGTAGCGGCCGATAAGGATGATCGGCCTGATTCAAGGGATGTGGTGGCAGAGTTGAGACGGATAAGGGGAAGGGCAAGAGGAGTTGGAAGTGGTGGTGGTATATTGAGGACTTCAAATTCTAGTAACATGGTGGTTCCTGATGGGCTAGGTCTAATCGACTAA